From the genome of Deltaproteobacteria bacterium:
CGCTATTCTTTTTTGGAATTTCGATATGCGGACTTCAGTGTGACGGGCTCTGGCCCTGAGCATTGCCTCTTCTTGTCGAAACTTCATTAAATGTTCTCTCCGCGCTAGGTCCTGACGTCTTAGATCACGGATTTCGTCTACGCTCGCTGGAGTGATCTCCTGTTTTAAATAGTCTGCAGTGAACTCTAAGAAACGGTCGGCTTGATACATGTAGAAACTCTGACTACATTTATTGAGAAACTCAATTATGAGCTCAGGTCGCGGGCCTAGCGACTTGCCTCTGAAAATCAGATACCAGTCATCTTTCTTGTCGTCATTGACAAATATTATTCCTTTCTTGGCTTCGTTGGCCTTATCGATTATCTGCCGCCATATAATCAGATCGCCATACTTTCTATACTTAGAAAGGATGGAGGATGTATCATCCTTCCCATCATCCTTGTATCCTGGTGGCACCTTGCGGGTGTAACGATCTTCCCCTTTTTTGCAGATCTTCTCCAAGTCCTCTTCTGAATAGGGAACGCCTACCCTGCCGTTAAACAAGTTACCGATGGCTTCTTGAATCTCGTCTGCTTGAGTTCGTTTGGTATGCACGCTTTTATTCGCCCCGAGCTCGCCTACAACCTCTTCTATCACGGCGGATAGTTTCTTCATGAGCTTGTCGCTAATAAACGGATGCTGCTTGACATTACTCAAATCACTTTGAAGAGTCTGTATCGTCTTTATGGCTTCCTCATATGCCTTTTCTTGTTGAGATATGACTGCTAACCTATTATTGAAATACTCTTGAGCTGCGTGATGTGGAAGCCATAATCGGTCCTTTATAGCCTTGAATACCTGCAAGACTTCTTTACGAGTCGAATCAGAATATCTGTAGAGATTTAAGAGTATATTAGCATCCACTGTGAACAGACAACTTTCCCAAAGATGCTTAATGTCACTTTTTGAGGGCGGAAAATGACCCG
Proteins encoded in this window:
- a CDS encoding PIN domain-containing protein, whose translation is MKKRFSGHFPPSKSDIKHLWESCLFTVDANILLNLYRYSDSTRKEVLQVFKAIKDRLWLPHHAAQEYFNNRLAVISQQEKAYEEAIKTIQTLQSDLSNVKQHPFISDKLMKKLSAVIEEVVGELGANKSVHTKRTQADEIQEAIGNLFNGRVGVPYSEEDLEKICKKGEDRYTRKVPPGYKDDGKDDTSSILSKYRKYGDLIIWRQIIDKANEAKKGIIFVNDDKKDDWYLIFRGKSLGPRPELIIEFLNKCSQSFYMYQADRFLEFTADYLKQEITPASVDEIRDLRRQDLARREHLMKFRQEEAMLRARARHTEVRISKFQKRIAYLQEKLEFLQQKQAVIKERLSTSKDNDSGKLEQIPVYMRELEQAQMEYHQVRLEYEDIQKDYAMHQNMLSELEFRLDEHGWGRENQ